In the genome of Rissa tridactyla isolate bRisTri1 chromosome Z, bRisTri1.patW.cur.20221130, whole genome shotgun sequence, the window AGGTGCCAAGTTTTCAAATTCTCTCATTGTTCCCATGGTGTCTTGTGTTACCTCATCCACTAAAACTCTTGGAGTTAAGTGGCTGATAAAATTGGAATGTCAACTTTACAAATATGAAAGCGGGTTTGTAGACATCAAGATTGCAGCGTGAATGATACGGGCTCAAAAATCAGATGGGATATAACTGCCAGAGCGAGGTATATTAATGCATTTCCAGTACTGAAGAACAGAGACAGTACTACCATCACTGTTCTAAACTGGAAACAGCTTTCCTGATGTCTTGCCTCCAGTTATGGCAAAAgttaaaaactttcttttaaagaaaaaatgatcaCTTGTAAAAATTTGAAATAACCTTAATCAGAGCACCTTTTTCGAACAAAATGCCTTTATAAGCAATAGAATAACATGGCTACAGTGgcgattttttttccaaattaaaatatatttcagaacaAACAAATTGCAGTTGTAGAAAACTGTACAAGGAAACTATCAATGCTTCTAACAATTTTAGTaggtaaaaaaaagtaaacaaagatgTGAAAAAGGATACAAAGAGAAAACTTACTGGCTTATGAAAACATTTGCATATACAAACTTATCCCCAtgacaaaatataaaaatgtataccGATATGCTCTGGAAAGCAtgtctattaaaatattttacctgGCCTTATAAAGGATACTAATAATTTATACTTTGGGTGAGAATTAATTTTGCTGTGCTTACTCTCTGAATGCCAAGTTTGCAAACAACTGCTGTCTAGACAAAACGACCTGTTACTTGCTGATGAAAAGTAAAGTGTTTTGCCTTTAAACCCATGGACTCCTACTAAGATGACTCAGAAAAATTATACAGAGCATACTGACCTATTGCAACACTAATGGAACATAACATGAGTCTCATCCTGTACCTCTATTCCTTAAAGGCCACGTATAAATTTGTTGCATGACCTCTAAagagggggaataaaaaaaaaatcccaaataacaaaaccccaacacaacccTTCCTGCCCCCCATTACTATGGTTGCTTAAATAGGAAGTTATTTTGTATCTCTTGTTTGATGAAATTCCAGATAATTTCTGACATACAGCAGAGCATTTGGAAATACAATACAAGAAGTCTTACTAAACTAATTTTTGATTTGCAAAAATTACTCAATACGATTAAGCATGCCAACAAACCCCAGCCAGAAAGAGCGGTTCAACTCTTTCTGATATCATTAAGATAGCACCTataaatgaaatctgaaattGTTAATGGCACTTCTGTGCAAACTTTTGACGCAGTCTTTAGAACCACTTTCTCTGGTGGGCTCTGCAAGTTTGCCAATACAGTATTTTCAAAGTATGCATCTTTAAGAGGCCAGGCTGTGCATTGTCGTAATAAAAGCAGAATGTTAGCACAGGTTTTCTAAACTCATCTGATAACTTCATTACATTGATTTAAAATTGGATCTGCATACAAAACCTACCAGCAATGTACACCTAAATAAGTGACAAAGTGATTAAGTAATCCCCATAGGTGTACTGTTCCGAGAGtaaataaatagtttaaaatatgcatttcaatttaaaaaatagaaaatagtatGCACAAAGTGAAGGCATAGCTAAGTTTCTACATTCCAATTCATAACTTTATCATAGTCCTGAATTCGTTGTTTTATGTGAGAAAGCTTATTCTTCAGGTATTCACAACGCTCCTTTTTCTCCAGAAATGCAGGATCCTGCCAAAAATACAACAACCTTTACATTAATATATTACACTTTCAGACTCTTCCAAGAATAGTCTACTATCAATTACATTTTTGATTAAGGACAGTATATAAATATTCTCCACAATCACACTCTTTTTCCCTGATCACAATTTCTTGTTTCctgcttccctttccttcatGAAAGGCTGGAAAAAGAGGTTCTGCTTTCATATGCTGTAGTTACTTAGAAACCAGAGCAGGTTTAAGCAGAAAACTGCAAATATAAATGACATCCTACTACATAATTTGGATTCTATAGGTGTGTTGTAGTATATCTAATAAACCCCTCTGCCAAAAAAGCAATCAAGTTTAACTAACATGGACACAAAATTTGAAttccatgacaaaaaaaaaaaaaaggaaagaaaaaggtatttgtaatgaatcatagaatggtttacgggaccttaaaaatcatgtagttccaacccccctgccctgggcagggacacctcccactagaccagttgctcaaagccccatccagaacacttccagggatggggcatccacagcttctctgggcaacctgttccagggcctcaccaccctcacagtaaataatttcttcctaatatctcatctaaatctaccccctttcagtttaaaactattacccttcatcctattactacatgcccttgtaaaaagtccctctccagctttcttgtagccccccttcagatactggaaagttgctacaaggtctccccagagccttctcttctccaggctgaacaaccccaactctctcagcctgtcctcacagcagaggtgctccagccctctcatcttCATGGCCGTCCTCTGGATAtgctccaacacgtccatgtctttcttatgttgggaactccagagctggacacagtactccaggtggggtctccccagagcagagtagaggggcagaatgacctcccttgacctgctggccacacttcttttgatgcagccgaggatgcagctggccttctgggctgtgagtgcacactgccggctcatgttgagcttctcatccaccaacacccccaagtccttcgcctcagggctgctctcaatccattctctgcacAACTTGTATttatgcttgggattgctgtgacccaggtccaggaccttgcacttggcctggctgaactacATGAGAGTTGCACGGTTTTTACGTATTGTTTTTAATAGAACACAGGTACAAATTTACTGCCTGCATTGAAAATGACAAAGTGAAACCTGCTAGATTAcactgaaaattacttttgtgaGTCTGTTTCATGCCATGTCAAGTTTCATgccacaaagaaaatataaaacatcttTTCAAGGGTAAGACTATGTTTTCTGATGTTAACTTACGCACTGACTGTGTCAGTCAGTTAATATGAATGAACTGGATCCCCCAAAATAACCAGTCTTCTGAATACAGAATGCTGAGATGAGACATAGTCTCAGAAATGAAAGTGCTtagctgttggggtttttttccccacatctgACTAAGGGAATCATTATTCTCAAAACAGGTTGTTGGCATGAGTGGAATGGGTTGTTTCCTAACTTTGCCaaacttttaaaagacaaatataCAAAGCCTTGTAGTAGCTACAGATAGCCTGAGCTAGCGAATTGCACCTAGCCTCAGACATGTTGGCTCTTTATACTCTCTCTGCTATTCATTAGATTCATTAGCAATGTAAAGCTGAAAAcactcacatttttcttcttcttgtatTCTTGCAGAACTTTTGATATTCTTTCCTGTTCCTAATGAGAAAGAccacacattttaaaaactttaaatgtGCTCCATATCTTCATGTAAATTCTACAAAACACTCGTCAGAAGTAAAATTCTCATTTGATCAATTAATTATAGTTCTAACATTTTAGTTCTAAATCTTGTACTTGAGAAATAGTGAAAGTACTTTAACTGTAACTCACTCAAATTTGAAAGCTACTagcatgaaaaacaaacacacaaacaaaacatgtCTACAACTTAATTGCAACTTGGTATTCTTGAGCGATGACCAAACAAGAAATAACATATTTGGGTTAACATTCTCTCGCACCAAGTCAGTGCAAGCATTACAAGACTTGTGCCCCAGCTAAAGACAGTCAGAGACTGCCTAATACCACACTTGTTTTCCTTGAGGCTATTTCACAGGTACTTACATATATGCTTTCAGGATGGTGAGGAAGCTGTCTCATCAATGCATCCAGCTCATCAAACTTTTTTAATACAGCATGAACTTCCACAGACAGTTCTTTGTACTCAGCAAACTGATCATTAAATACTGCTTTATACCGGTCTCGCATTTCATTTGTTTGAATTGCTGggtatttccttaaaaaaaaaaaaaaaagttttcaaggacTAGTTTTAGAGATAGGACTTCAACAAACACATGGAACCTTCACCTTGATAGTGTTTCTGTATTGTTTGCTAATCTCATAACCTGCTGAAGTTTGCAAGTATGTAAAGCATTGAAATCATAGACTAATTCTATGACAGAAtggttgagtttggaagggacctctggaggtcatatGGACCAccacccctgctcaagcagggccacctagagctggttgcccaggactgtgtccagacagcttttgaatatctccaaggatggagacaccatCATCTCTCTGTGCTAACCGTCACTGTGAAAAAGATTTTCCTACTATTCAggtggaacctcctgtgtttcagtttgtgcctagCCTATGGAAAtagtataaaaattaatttatgatcTCATTTTTGACCATGGAAAGGCTTACCCTTTAAAAGGGAGCATGTTATAGATTTAGTGTTTAGAAAGTACAGGAGTTGAGAAATTTCAGGGACTAAAAATACAAGTAATTTcccatgtattttattttttattaaattgtctGCGAGGTGGTCTGCTGTTCCTTTGGCAGTTATTGTACTTGCTAGATTAAAACATTCTGCTTTAACATTTGAGGTTTGGGTaggttttttaaatttaagattcTTTATTTATATTACCGGTTCTATGCCATTCGTACCAGCCCCCTATCCCCTCTATTTTTAACATTAACTTAATAAAGAATTATGAGTTCTCATAGCACAAGCATGGCAGAGAAACTGAGTGTATACATGAGAAATGCTGAGTGAAAAGTATTCTCCTTTAAGTTTGTTCATCAAACACAAGTAACTTACGCTAAGTAGTCTGGCATCACTATAGGTTTAGGAATGTGGCCTGCAGGTATATGACCATTAAGTagttctggttttctttccacTGATTTAAGTTGCCTGTAAGTGACCTCTTCTCTTGGTCTGTCACCACTTTcatactgttttaaaagaaaaacacagaagttctTAATGAAGTCAGTTTTACTTCAAATGCAACGTACATGAACCACAAAACACTCAAATAATTTGAAGACAGAGATAGCAGGATTCAGCAGCAGTAGGAGCAAATCATAGATATTTCTTACAACCCTTATTGTAATTAGAAAATTAGTAAAGAGTTACAGTGATGTTTTGCACACAGTATCCATCTTCAGTTTCTCCTAACAGTGATACCAGTGACAATAAATACTTCTTGGGGCTTGGAAAGAGCTGTTTTGtatgtcttaaaaaaataatttaaggaagTTTCCTTGGAATTCCATCTAATTTGTGAATGGACAGGTTCCCTTCTCCCCTTGTCTCCTATTGCACTATTTATCACCTGATCTGGAAGCTAAAGCACGTGGAGTCTTTTTGGAGCACATAAAAAAACATCCTGATCCAGTACTGAAGCAACAGAGAAAACAGTGGTAGGAAATTCACAGTAGCTAACAGGAGAGCTTTAAGACCTAAATAAATACACCATAAATTACCTAAGAATCATCAACATCTGTTAAGATCCTGTACAGTCTTTGCATATACAGTATGCAACCGCATCTTTGTGATTTGCTGATACTTCAAAACTGGTAAGGGGAGGTCTTTGGAGCAGTTGCAGAGACACAGGAACGGCCTCAACTCACAGAGCACCGACCACTGTGCTTCCACTGGCTCTCCTGCAAATTAAGCAGCCAGCCAGGAGGAAAGAGTCCCTAAAACCTACAATGCATCAGATGACCTGCTGTTCTCACTATGTCTGCCCAACTCTGTGATAAATGCTACACAACTCGTCACTTCATTAAAGAGGCTAAGAGCACATACGGAGGCAGTCATCAGATTTACTTTTTACAGTAAATTTTATAACCTAGCCTAGCTAGCAGTAACTTCTTTACAAGCTTCTTCTGAATCTTCTAGGTAGGAGAACGTTGTCCAGACTACAGTACAGAATTAAACCTAATCTCTTCCAAGCCAAATAAGTTAACAAATAGATAGGTCAATCAAAATAGtcacaagaaaaagaacaaccaTTTGGAAATAcaggtaaacagaaaaataaattcctatTTCCTACcttcttttctggaaaagaagACTGTGTTTTCATCtattaaaaaacataaagaacagtaagttttattttcagtagaCTTTTAAAATCTAAACTTTTTCAAAATCATGCTGTACAGAGAATTACATTTATATTTAGGTATGAAGACATTTAGCATAAGGAATATTTTCAGATCACTTGATTTAAAGACCATTTAAGAACGGTGGAATGAAAACAACCAACTAAACCCAGAATAACAACAGGATCTCCCAGAGCATAGCTGTAAGGAACAGCTTGCAGGAAATACTCCATCCACTTCCCAGCCTCCTTCATTATTTGACATTCCAGCCCATATTGACTCACTGGCACTCTGCTGCCTAATTCCTTGCCTAAAACACGTTAGTGCACTAACCAGTAGCTCAACCAGCAGCTGTGTTGCACAGCACTCTCCAGAGCCTAACCTATATTATGGAAGTATTGCCTTTAGAAATACTAACTGGAATAACAGAACATGGATAGTAACAGGGAAGAGTGACTGAAACACCTTGTGTATAATTCCAGCAGTCACCTTGTTCTTGTGGGGCATACCAAATGTTGGCTAAAAGGTTTTCTCAAAGAGCTGCAATGTACTTTTGAAAAGGGGAGTCTCAGTTTTACAGAACAGGGTGGAATGGAAACCAGTGttaaatgaaaatgctgcaaaTCAGACTGCAGtcacagagcagaggaaatgccACTTGAAACTCGCTCTCTCCTACTAAAATCACTTAAATGCTGACTCCTCCTTAGGCTTATGTAGGCTTCATATTCATTACTTTTTATGCTATGTTAAGTTTTATTAATTTCTAAAggggtttttggtggtgtttgcaTGTGAAGGAAGTTTTACACAAACGACTTTGAATTCTGTAGTTGACAGTGGTAAGTCTCTACCATTACACTTTATTATTAACCAGGCGAGTACTGAATGCTTTCAGTAAGGCCATGGCCAGCAGCAAGGCAAAATACTTGATGTGAAAAAGATTAAGCTGATTGAAATTTGAGACACCAAAATCTAGCCAATTCTGTTACTACTATTATTTTCTGGTAACTCTTGTAAGGAAAGCTGAAAAGATATAAGGAACTAGCTCGGAGTTTTGCCtagaaagtaaaaataagtatttcatgTTCTTATGGTCATTTACGCTAGCACTTAATGTGCTGAAAGCACAGTCTTCAAATAAATGCTAGGTGGCTTTAAGCCTAACCCTGCTGAACAGCTGAACAAGCACATTgttcatttcttcctttgtttggAAAATACACACCGGGAAGTAGTTCATCAGCTGACGCAGGAAGAGAGCTGAGCATTACAAACGGAACAGAGCCAGCTCCTTATtgaagtgaatttaaaaaaaaaaaaaaaaaaatccaagaattTGGATCAGACATCCTAAAAACGCCTTTTATTTGGTGATCTCAAATACTGTTAAGACTGCTGAAAGTTCACCCTCAAAGGCTGCGGAGAAGACACCTGATATAACTTCACCTACAGCATGGAAAGATCTTATagctcatagaatcacagaatgtgctgggttggaagggacctttaaaggccatctagtccaacccccctgcaacgagcagggacatcttcaactagatcaggttgttcagagcgtttccagggatggggcacctaccacctctttgggcaacctgtgccactgtttgACAcccttcatcataaaaaatttcttccttatatctacttGAAATCtgtcctcttttagtttaaagccattacccttgtcctatcgctacagaccctactaaaaagtttgtccccatctttcctggaggccCTCTTTAAGTAGTGGAAGGCTGACataatgtctccccagagccttctcttctccaggctgaacaaccccaactctctcagcctgtcctcctaggagaggtgctccagcctctgatcatcttcgaggccctcctctgggcctgctccaacaggtccatgtattTCCTGTGcagggggctccagagctggacacagtactccaggtagggtctcaccagagcagagtaaaggggcaggatcacctcccttgagctgctggctACGCCCCATCACCAGCTGCTCCCCATCACTCCATACCCAGTAGATAACCAAGTGATAACTAGCGACTTACCTCCTGCTCCATTAATTCCCGGTGCCTCCTGGCTCCTTCATGCCTCCATAACTTTAGAGAAACCACTGCGCTAATTAGATAGATGATCACCGTGACAAACAAGAAGATGATTGCTGCTGTCTGACCTCCCTCTACACGGCAAAAAGATGCATTTATCGGTGTCTTAAACAGCTGGTAGTAGCAGAGCCCTCCTCGGTTGGTATCGTTTACGTATACTATGGCAGCCGACATGTACAGAAAGAACAAGGCCACGTTAATTCCGAACTCAGTCAGGGGCCACCAGTTGGAGTCGAGGAGGATGGTCCGGTAGTACATCGACatgcccagcaccagcagcactaTTGTGACGATCCACGCCATTCCCGCCACCACCAGGATGAAAGGTGTTTTGGGCCCGCTGTAGGAGTAGCCACCATAGGCGCCACCGGCCCCGTAGCCGTAGGGCTGCGAGTACCCAAACATGTTGTACCACTCGTTGTCCTTGTGGACGTAGGCCGTGACGCAGGCGAAGACGGCAgcgcccagcagcagctccaccacgCAGAGGATCCTCAGCAACCCGGCCCAGGACTTCATGTAGGCGTACCGCTGGTTGTAGGCCTCCACACGCTCGCTGTACGTCTGGCCGGTGGCTGCCCGGTGCTCCAGCGACCCAAAGGGGTCCTCCGGCAGCATGGCTTCGGCCTCCTTCCGCGAGTTGTAGCTCCCGCCCGACCCTCCGTATGGATCCTTGTAGGAGCcgggcacggagcggggctggggctgccgagGGGCCGGGGAGGAGGGCGGCGAGCACTCGACCCCGTCGGAGATGTACCTGATGTCGGAGGCCGTGCTGTCCCAGCTGGAGCCGTTGCGGCGCCTCCCTTTGAAGAAGTTCTTCCACGAGTCCGGGATGAACCGCCGGACCGGCTTAAGCTCGGCCGGGCGGCCCTCCCCGGGGTAGGAGCCGGGGCCgaaggggggctgcagggggagcgggggcggcgaGGGGTCAGCGGCCCCCGGCTCCGCGTCCCGGGCGAGCGCGGAGCCGGCACTGAccccgcggggccgcccgccctCCGAGCCGGCGCTCCGCGACATGGCTGGCGCTCGGCCCGGCCTCAGGGC includes:
- the MARVELD2 gene encoding MARVEL domain-containing protein 2, producing the protein MSRSAGSEGGRPRGVSAGSALARDAEPGAADPSPPPLPLQPPFGPGSYPGEGRPAELKPVRRFIPDSWKNFFKGRRRNGSSWDSTASDIRYISDGVECSPPSSPAPRQPQPRSVPGSYKDPYGGSGGSYNSRKEAEAMLPEDPFGSLEHRAATGQTYSERVEAYNQRYAYMKSWAGLLRILCVVELLLGAAVFACVTAYVHKDNEWYNMFGYSQPYGYGAGGAYGGYSYSGPKTPFILVVAGMAWIVTIVLLVLGMSMYYRTILLDSNWWPLTEFGINVALFFLYMSAAIVYVNDTNRGGLCYYQLFKTPINASFCRVEGGQTAAIIFLFVTVIIYLISAVVSLKLWRHEGARRHRELMEQEMKTQSSFPEKKYESGDRPREEVTYRQLKSVERKPELLNGHIPAGHIPKPIVMPDYLAKYPAIQTNEMRDRYKAVFNDQFAEYKELSVEVHAVLKKFDELDALMRQLPHHPESIYEQERISKVLQEYKKKKNDPAFLEKKERCEYLKNKLSHIKQRIQDYDKVMNWNVET